A window of Selenomonas ruminantium subsp. lactilytica TAM6421 contains these coding sequences:
- a CDS encoding polysaccharide deacetylase family protein produces MYSNNFLGRGAAALLAGLWLVAAPALVQAAPAWADLQAQNGGRRAAVQRFLTTTEKTVIFTFGGLSRQVPLRNILDYMAAEKMRGTFFVTERELQRNLANVQLIRNYGQDLAMGLVPTKTGGFQDYCAQIQRLQQALRDNFGVDSRFVRIMSGGGNQAAMEEAVSAMGCTLVGQGLNVVQSKHKDARSPAEVMPQIFGKWTTSLNRGEIVYMRTDFYTNDALAADMLRAIKTQKLDNIAYAPEDMDARGEENDSAYHTSSLAEVDRNKAMAYRYPVDTAALPTEMQPEYGTGQVTAKNFAHMFFSRYIGAPEVGPSDRMLGFSRTEMARVDKTGLVKTAPPRTVFLTFDDWGNDDSINKMLYVLRKHQVHGTFFIITRNMLNNPNLLRAIASEGNEIGCHTNNHVAMTVQDKGGHQVPVEKEDEYKEDVGSAYPKLLSVVGDMRLENGRPALTRLLRPPTLAVSRKGAMAVLNAGYTYIVNGSGSTEDYGAVSMQSLVGIMNRIVHDEKGNVRKGAILIMHMSSTAKRTPEALDMLLTANDRLPEGHPGKFKVGLLGDYLKDGYDQSK; encoded by the coding sequence ATGTATAGCAATAACTTCCTGGGCAGAGGGGCGGCTGCGCTCCTGGCAGGATTGTGGCTGGTGGCTGCACCGGCCCTTGTCCAGGCTGCACCTGCATGGGCAGATCTGCAGGCCCAGAATGGCGGGCGGCGGGCTGCAGTGCAGCGCTTTTTGACCACGACAGAAAAAACGGTGATCTTTACCTTCGGCGGCCTTTCCCGGCAGGTTCCCCTGCGGAATATCCTGGATTATATGGCCGCGGAAAAGATGCGTGGGACGTTTTTCGTCACGGAGCGAGAGCTGCAGCGGAATCTGGCCAATGTGCAGCTGATCCGAAACTATGGGCAGGATCTGGCCATGGGGCTGGTCCCCACGAAGACCGGCGGCTTCCAGGATTACTGTGCCCAGATCCAGCGGCTGCAGCAGGCCCTGCGGGACAATTTTGGCGTGGACAGCCGCTTTGTCCGCATCATGTCCGGCGGCGGCAATCAAGCGGCTATGGAAGAAGCTGTTTCCGCTATGGGCTGTACCCTGGTGGGGCAGGGGCTCAATGTGGTGCAGTCCAAGCATAAGGATGCCCGCAGCCCTGCGGAGGTCATGCCTCAGATCTTCGGCAAATGGACTACCTCCCTCAATCGTGGGGAAATCGTCTATATGCGCACAGATTTCTATACGAATGACGCGTTGGCGGCAGATATGCTGCGGGCAATCAAAACGCAGAAACTGGACAATATCGCCTATGCGCCGGAGGATATGGATGCCCGGGGCGAGGAAAATGACTCCGCTTATCATACCTCTTCTTTGGCCGAGGTGGACCGGAACAAAGCCATGGCTTATCGCTATCCTGTGGATACGGCGGCTTTGCCAACCGAGATGCAGCCGGAATATGGCACGGGACAGGTTACGGCGAAAAATTTTGCTCATATGTTCTTCAGCCGTTATATCGGCGCACCGGAAGTCGGTCCCAGTGACCGTATGCTGGGCTTTTCCCGCACGGAAATGGCCCGGGTGGACAAGACAGGGCTGGTGAAGACAGCGCCGCCCCGGACGGTTTTCCTGACCTTTGACGACTGGGGCAATGATGATTCCATCAATAAGATGCTCTATGTGTTGCGCAAGCATCAGGTCCATGGAACCTTCTTCATCATTACCCGCAATATGCTGAACAATCCCAATCTCCTGCGGGCTATTGCCAGTGAGGGCAATGAGATCGGCTGCCATACGAATAATCATGTGGCGATGACCGTGCAGGACAAGGGCGGGCATCAGGTGCCGGTGGAAAAAGAGGACGAATACAAGGAAGATGTGGGCTCCGCCTATCCCAAACTGCTCTCCGTGGTGGGGGATATGCGGCTGGAAAACGGCCGGCCGGCCCTTACCCGCCTGCTTCGGCCGCCTACGCTGGCTGTCAGCCGCAAGGGGGCCATGGCGGTGCTGAATGCCGGTTATACCTATATCGTCAATGGTTCCGGCAGTACGGAGGATTATGGTGCCGTATCTATGCAATCCCTGGTGGGCATTATGAACAGAATTGTTCATGATGAAAAGGGAAATGTCCGCAAGGGCGCTATCCTTATCATGCATATGAGTTCCACGGCCAAGCGGACGCCGGAAGCTCTGGATATGCTGCTGACGGCCAATGACAGGCTGCCGGAGGGTCATCCGGGGAAATTCAAAGTCGGACTTTTGGGTGATTATCTCAAAGACGGCTACGACCAAAGCAAATAA